The genomic stretch GTCTCTGGAGACGTCAAGATTTTGGAGAAAAAGAACCACGGCCACCCGAGACCTCGGCTCTGCATCAGTTTggacaccagcaccacctgGTGAAGCTTGCCATGCACACGTGGTTGACGTCCAACCAGCTTCGGGACTGCTGCTTGGGTAGGGGACGAAAACTCGAGTTGGATATCGAACTCGACCTCTTCTTTCGCCAGCGCCCGCATGACGGGATAGAACCAAGATCGCAAGTGATTGCAGAAGCATCTCAGACCAAAAGCCTCGGCTACACTCTCCTAGTCAGCCAACCAGACTACATGAATAGGAGAAAAAGAATTCGCCTTACCCCAGACCCAGCTCGTGTGCCCGAGAGATGCAAGACGCTTTTCTCCGAAGCCTTCGACGTCGTTTCCGGTCATGCGGGGGGCGGTGAAGCAGGGCTCGAGCTGGTCACAAAAGGTCAACGCGTAACCATGAAGCTAGAAGAGCTTCAGAACGTCGTTGGCAACCTACCAGAGCCTACATCACTGCGCAGCCAACTAAGCTCGCAATCAGCGAGGGAGTCCGTGGACGACCCAATACGCAAGATCGATCATCAAATATGGAAAATGAAGCGAGCTTTCCACATTTCCGAGTTCTGCTTGCTCTTTTTCAAGTCCAAGTGGATGAGTTGGGTATGTAGCTGCAATATCCAGGAGTATGACCTTTCGTCTCTCGACACTACTACCAACAGCACGTTCCTCGTCGACCAGCGGTATCTGTTTGCGGTTAAAGGCCTTAGCAGTGACGACAAGGATGTGCCGCCAGCGGCTTGCGCTGCGGCACCAGCCACACCGAATGGGTCGGGCAATGGGACTGCGACGTTGAAGCCATGTTGGTGCCAGTCGAAGCTGAGCGATGATCCAAAGGACAAGAATGTGGCCTCGAGTCTGCAAAGATACCCCCTCTTCTCACTGGGGTTGATCTTGGTCGAGATTGGCTTGGGACGCCCGTTACAGGAAATCCAGGTCAACAAGGCTGTTGTTGACGTGAACTCGATATTCTTCGGATACCACGACTCTTCGACCTCGGACCCAATAGTCAAGAAATCGCTCGAAGAATTGAGGCCGATTTTCAACGATGTCTTggctgacgacgacgacgatgaagacaACAAGAGGGCGAAGAAAGCAGGAAGCGACTTCTATTCCGCCGTCAAGTTCTGCCTCAAGTCGAGAGACCCACCAGGCGTTGACAAGACGAAACTTGAAGAATTCTTTCTAGAGGTCGTGTGGAAGTAAGAGCCCCTAGATACTGTATTGTGTGCTGTTTCATGGTTCTCTGAATGCTGACCAAATCACGGTAGGTTGCACAATATCCAAAAAGACTTGATCGAACAGCGCGATGAACTCCTGCGTAATAAAGGCCAGCAGTTACTGCCGAGGAAGCAGACACAGCAGGAGGCATAAGTAGATCAGGAGATGAAGGTATGATGAgcttgggtggtgttgggaaaTGAGAATTCCAACGGGCCTCTTAATTTGTATCTAAGTCCTGCCACCTGATTGGCTTACACTCTGATAAGATAAGACCTCTCACCGCGGGGTGCACCATGGCGGGGCAGGCGGTCAGACGTGGCATTTTGACCTGTCAATGGACGAAGCTTCCCATTGAGTCATCGAAACCGTAAATGGAAAGAACCTTGATGAATTAACTTTGGAGAACCCTTGAGGCCCTGAAACTTGCATCTTTAACCCTGCCAAATCTTAGCTCGAGTCAGACCCTTCCCAGCACAGACTTAACACCAACAATCGCATGCTTAGACGCATCCCACTTCCACCCTTCTCACTCCATACATTCTACCGCCTCATCTACCAGCACATTTTCCACGACATCATGGCTACCGACGAAGAAACAAAGCCCGTCTCTACGGACCTCCCAGTCCACCCCAAGCCCCAAAATGAAGACTTCGACATCGTCGCGACCTACCGCAGCCTTCTGTCGTCAGACAGGGAAATCACCATGCCCATTGCCGCCATCGAGTCCCTAATCGAGTT from Podospora pseudopauciseta strain CBS 411.78 chromosome 3, whole genome shotgun sequence encodes the following:
- a CDS encoding hypothetical protein (EggNog:ENOG503PU8J), yielding MEAISLFGTILSIITTFRDAFPSLASDATDWKNYEFFDRARWVKLLKIIKNIEKWQWRWMVYSEEAGQQGSLQSKFWGSSASEITEHVKCIQDEVAKLQKLLNTRRIDRGGGCFGIFRKKGRDVLFRSGGNINRILETLDTLVLGLDTMSDEAYWRLWRRQDFGEKEPRPPETSALHQFGHQHHLVKLAMHTWLTSNQLRDCCLGRGRKLELDIELDLFFRQRPHDGIEPRSQVIAEASQTKSLGYTLLVSQPDYMNRRKRIRLTPDPARVPERCKTLFSEAFDVVSGHAGGGEAGLELVTKGQRVTMKLEELQNVVGNLPEPTSLRSQLSSQSARESVDDPIRKIDHQIWKMKRAFHISEFCLLFFKSKWMSWVCSCNIQEYDLSSLDTTTNSTFLVDQRYLFAVKGLSSDDKDVPPAACAAAPATPNGSGNGTATLKPCWCQSKLSDDPKDKNVASSLQRYPLFSLGLILVEIGLGRPLQEIQVNKAVVDVNSIFFGYHDSSTSDPIVKKSLEELRPIFNDVLADDDDDEDNKRAKKAGSDFYSAVKFCLKSRDPPGVDKTKLEEFFLEVVWKLHNIQKDLIEQRDELLRNKGQQLLPRKQTQQEA